The nucleotide window TGCATTATTTGCTAATACAGTTCCTAACATATTAATTCCATCAACGACAGTTTTTAATCTAGCTTCAATATCTTTATTTAAGATAATCTTTTTTGTAAAGTTATCATTTGTATATTCATTTGTTACATCTTGGATATCTGCAAAAGTATTTTCTAAAGAATCTAAAGTTTTATTAATGCTATTTTTTAAAGTATAAATGATTGGATTTTTTGTATTTTGTTTAACTCTACATCTAAAAATACCTTTTTTTATTTTGTCAAATACTAAAATCATTTCACCAATAATTTTCATATCCATTTTTAAATTTGTATCAAAATCTTTTATAGCCTTATATAGATCTTCGTTGCTTTTTGAAAATTCATTTTTGTTAGTATTCAATTTTATATTGATTTTATTTTCTTTAAAAAAAATAAAATTAATAAAGTTATTTAGATTATCATTTATAAAATTTATATTTCTAGAAAATTCTTTCCAAAAAATAAAGTTTACTAAACAAACTATTATTATAAATAAAAAGATAAGAAATGAAACAAAATATAAATTAGCTATATCTGATAAAAATATGCTTAGTACACTAAATAAAAAAAATAAAACAAGTATAAAATTATTTATTATAAGTCTGTTTTTTAAATTCATAATTCTCCTATAGGAATGATTTCTGTAGAGAATTGTAGTTAAGTTATTTTTAAAATATCCTTATAGAAATAATTTCTATAGGAATAATAATGTTGAATTTGCCAGAAATAGCCACTGAAGAAGAAATAAATATCTTTTTTGAACAAATATCAAGAAATGTAAAAAGATTACGTATAGAAAGAAAGTTTAGTCAACTAGAAGTTGCATTATCCATAGGTCAGAAATCTTCAGGATTTTATGCTAATACAGAAAATAATGCTCATAATAAGCATTTTAATTTAGTACATTTATATAAGTTATCAAAATTATTTGAAGTGTCAATTGAAGAGTTTTTTAAAGAGATAAAATAAAAATATAAAAAAAGTTTTACTTTATAAATTTAAATTGTTTTATAAATCATAATTATTAAAACACCAATACTTAAAAGTAAAACATATTTTTTATATGAAGTTGCTTTTACGAGATGTTTTGCTTTTATTCCAAAATATACTCCAATAAGTGAAGCAATACCTATGATAGTTCCTTCATGGTAAAGCATTAATCCTTGTATTGATTGAGAAATAAAACCAGCTATTGAAGAAAAAATTACAAAAAATAGACCTAAAGAAGTTGCTATTTTTAAATCATATCTTAAAAATCCAACTAAAATTGGAGCTAAAATTATTGAACCACCAATACCAATACTCATAGCAATTGCACCAATAAAGAAACCTATAATAAAAAGAACAATTCTATGTTGTTCTTTTGTATCTTCATTTGTTCTTTCAGCAGGAGAATAAAATATTCTGATTATTGAGAAAATTAAAACAGCAATAAATACATATTGTAAAAATTCATTAGTGACATTTTTTACTATAAATCCACTTTGAAGACCTCCTACAAAGCCTCCTAGACCTATAATAAGTCCATCTTTTAAAACATTTTTAGCTTTTTTTACATTTAAAAAAGAGCCATAGATTGAAGAAAAAACCATTTGCATAATAGATATAGCTACAGCTTCTTTCATAACAAAACCAGCTAATACAAGTATAGGAACAAGTATCGTTCCTCCCCCAATTCCAAAAAAACCAGACATAAATCCCGCAATCAATCCAAACGAGAAAAGCTCAAATATCAAAATTAAGCCTTTTTGATTGAATTCATTGCTTCAATAAAATTATTATAATCTGTTTCAAGTTTTTCATCTTTTTCACTTACATCAATACCATCTTCTTCTTTTAATGCAACTTCAAGAACATGGATTCTTTCTAGTAAGTATTTAAACATCTCTTTATTGATATCTGGTAAATCACCATGAGCTAATTTACAATTTTTATTATCTTTTTTGATAATCTTAGCAGGAACTCCAACAGCTGTTGAATTTTCAGGTACATCACAAACTACAACTGAATTTGCTCCAATTTTTGAGTTTTGTCCAATAGTGATATTTCCTAAAACTTTTGCTCCACTTCCTATAACAACATTCGATTTTATAGTGGGATGTCGTTTACCTTTGTTTAAACTAACTCCTCCAAGAGTTACTCCTTGGTAAATTAGAACATCATCTTCAACAATAGTTGTTGCACCAATTACAACTCCAATTGCATGATCAATAAAAACTCTTCTTCCAATAGTTGCAGCTGGATGTATATCAGTTTTTGTAAAAAGAGAGCAGATTCCTACAAGTGCTCGTGCTAATTTTTTCCAACCATTATTATAAAGCCTATTTGCTATTCTATGATTGATAATAGCCCAAACACCTGGATAATTAAAAAATAATTCAAAACTTGAATCAAGTGCTGGGTCATTTAACTTTGGAACAGAAAAATCTTCTTTTATCTGTTGCCATAAAGAGATATTTTCTATATTTCCATTTATTTCATCATTCGTCATAATAACTCCATATAGTTTTTAAGTAACTGTTTTCATTTAGATATTTTTCTAAAACATTATAAGTTTCTTTAGATAAATGCTTTCCTAAAATAGATCTAATCTCACTTGTATCATAATCAATATCTTCTAGAATATCTATAATCTTTTGAGATTCAAGTATTTTTTCAAGTATTACTTTCCCATCTTTAAATACTATATTTACTTCAGTTGGGTGAGAGAATAGATTATGTTTCATTCCTAATGTATCTTGATAAGCACCAACATTAAAAAATCCTAAAAAATAGTCTTCTTGATTTAAGTTTACATCATGTAAGTAAAGAGGTTTTTTTAAATCAAATGGCAATTCTCCATCACTATCACAAGTAATATCCCATAAACAAGCACTTCTTGTTGGATTTTTATCTAAGTGAGTTATTGGCATTATTGGGAACTCTTGATCAATACCCCAATAATCAGGTAAAGATTGGAATAAAGAGAAGTTTAATAGATATTTTTCTTGAATATTTTCATCAAGTTTTTTTAATTCTTCATAATCATCTATTTGAAGTAAAGATATAGCTTTTTTAATAAT belongs to Arcobacter defluvii and includes:
- a CDS encoding sulfite exporter TauE/SafE family protein: MIFELFSFGLIAGFMSGFFGIGGGTILVPILVLAGFVMKEAVAISIMQMVFSSIYGSFLNVKKAKNVLKDGLIIGLGGFVGGLQSGFIVKNVTNEFLQYVFIAVLIFSIIRIFYSPAERTNEDTKEQHRIVLFIIGFFIGAIAMSIGIGGSIILAPILVGFLRYDLKIATSLGLFFVIFSSIAGFISQSIQGLMLYHEGTIIGIASLIGVYFGIKAKHLVKATSYKKYVLLLSIGVLIIMIYKTI
- a CDS encoding helix-turn-helix transcriptional regulator, whose translation is MLNLPEIATEEEINIFFEQISRNVKRLRIERKFSQLEVALSIGQKSSGFYANTENNAHNKHFNLVHLYKLSKLFEVSIEEFFKEIK
- the cysE gene encoding serine O-acetyltransferase; translation: MTNDEINGNIENISLWQQIKEDFSVPKLNDPALDSSFELFFNYPGVWAIINHRIANRLYNNGWKKLARALVGICSLFTKTDIHPAATIGRRVFIDHAIGVVIGATTIVEDDVLIYQGVTLGGVSLNKGKRHPTIKSNVVIGSGAKVLGNITIGQNSKIGANSVVVCDVPENSTAVGVPAKIIKKDNKNCKLAHGDLPDINKEMFKYLLERIHVLEVALKEEDGIDVSEKDEKLETDYNNFIEAMNSIKKA